From one Ochrobactrum vermis genomic stretch:
- a CDS encoding beta-ketoacyl-ACP synthase III — translation MSISSRMAGFGHYVPDRRIENAELEQRFGLDAGWIEKRTGIRERRWAEPDETLTDMAMKAGAMALDDSGLPHNSVALVILATSTPDHLLPPSAPLLALKLGLKNCGGVDLAGACSGFLYALVLADSFVKNFRKPVLVVAANILSRRINMAELNTAILFADAAGAILLAPSSDPREGLAGAALTSDGDSYGLITIPAGDTRMTMPDGKAVFAQAVRMMTSCATNALEQASLTAADVGRFFPHQANARIIDTVCDQLQLPASIAARTIETFGNSSAATIPLSLSLASRSRPFQPGEPLLLTAAGAGMLAGAAVWRIGSG, via the coding sequence ATGAGCATTTCGAGCCGAATGGCAGGCTTCGGCCATTATGTGCCCGACCGCCGAATCGAAAATGCCGAACTGGAACAGCGTTTCGGGCTTGATGCAGGCTGGATCGAAAAGCGCACCGGCATTCGGGAAAGGCGCTGGGCAGAACCGGATGAAACGCTGACCGATATGGCGATGAAGGCCGGAGCAATGGCGCTCGACGATTCCGGTCTGCCGCACAACTCCGTGGCACTCGTCATTCTTGCCACATCGACACCCGATCATCTTCTGCCACCCTCCGCCCCGCTTCTCGCCCTCAAGCTCGGCCTGAAAAATTGCGGTGGCGTCGATCTGGCGGGTGCCTGTTCGGGGTTCCTTTATGCGCTTGTGCTGGCCGACAGCTTTGTCAAAAACTTCCGAAAACCGGTTCTTGTCGTGGCGGCCAATATATTGAGCCGCCGCATCAATATGGCGGAACTCAACACGGCAATTCTCTTTGCCGATGCTGCCGGGGCCATCCTGCTGGCACCGTCCAGCGACCCGCGCGAAGGACTTGCTGGAGCAGCACTGACGTCTGATGGCGACAGTTATGGCCTGATAACCATTCCGGCTGGCGATACAAGAATGACCATGCCGGACGGAAAAGCCGTCTTCGCACAAGCCGTTCGCATGATGACAAGTTGCGCAACAAATGCCCTTGAACAAGCGAGCCTTACCGCCGCCGATGTGGGCCGGTTTTTTCCTCATCAGGCAAATGCGCGGATCATCGACACAGTCTGCGACCAGTTGCAGCTGCCTGCTTCCATCGCCGCCAGAACGATTGAAACATTCGGTAATTCGTCGGCAGCCACGATTCCGCTGTCGCTGTCGCTGGCATCGCGTTCGCGCCCCTTCCAACCCGGCGAACCGCTGCTTTTAACGGCAGCTGGCGCTGGAATGCTTGCAGGCGCTGCCGTCTGGAGAATTGGCAGCGGCTGA
- a CDS encoding NAD(P)/FAD-dependent oxidoreductase — MKKIGLLPQDDKTNGWSALLPARAPKPTLRGDVVADFVVIGAGFAGLGAARRLAELRPDAKIVVLDGQQLGEGSSGRNSGFAIDLPHNVGSSLEELAKGHAYLRLARAGIGSLRDSVKTHGIDCDWSEDGKYHTASSERGAEEILQPTLEMLKTLNEPYEWLDGKETAKRLGTPHFAASIYTPGTVLINPAALNRGLGDTLPENVTLYESSPVLEADFGAKVVLRTADGTVTAPKAIVAVNGFAMRFGFWKGRLLNFAAHASFTRPLTEKEQAVLGNIGSWGSTPANAFAGITMRYTNDRRILIRQNIHFCPGMRQSDMRRASIRQDHQRLFDERFPMLHGVDVEHTWTGYICLSRNGAPGFGKVAANVWSAVCQNAVGVAKGTISGRLAAEMALGEDNGLISDMLSLGTPSAVPPRPFLDIGVRARFAYELYRNQHEA, encoded by the coding sequence ATGAAGAAGATCGGACTACTCCCGCAGGATGACAAGACAAATGGCTGGAGTGCACTTCTGCCAGCGCGTGCACCAAAGCCGACCTTGCGTGGTGATGTCGTTGCGGATTTCGTTGTGATCGGTGCCGGTTTTGCCGGACTTGGTGCTGCCCGTCGTCTCGCAGAGCTGCGGCCGGATGCTAAGATCGTCGTGCTGGATGGGCAGCAGCTTGGTGAAGGATCGTCGGGGCGCAACTCCGGTTTTGCCATCGATCTCCCGCACAATGTAGGGTCGTCTCTGGAGGAGCTGGCAAAAGGCCACGCCTATCTGCGGTTGGCTCGTGCAGGTATAGGTTCCTTGCGCGATAGCGTTAAAACGCATGGTATTGATTGCGACTGGAGTGAAGACGGAAAATATCACACAGCTTCATCGGAGCGCGGTGCGGAAGAGATTTTACAGCCGACGCTGGAGATGCTGAAGACGCTGAACGAGCCTTATGAATGGCTGGACGGCAAGGAAACGGCGAAGCGTCTCGGCACACCGCATTTCGCCGCCTCCATCTATACGCCAGGTACGGTTCTGATTAATCCGGCTGCGCTCAATCGCGGATTGGGTGACACTTTGCCGGAGAATGTGACGCTTTATGAATCGTCGCCGGTGCTGGAGGCGGATTTCGGTGCAAAAGTCGTTCTGCGGACCGCTGACGGAACCGTAACGGCCCCAAAGGCGATTGTGGCGGTTAACGGCTTCGCGATGCGTTTCGGCTTTTGGAAGGGTCGACTCTTGAACTTTGCGGCTCATGCCAGCTTCACCAGGCCCCTGACCGAAAAGGAACAAGCCGTTCTTGGCAATATAGGGTCTTGGGGATCCACACCTGCCAACGCCTTTGCAGGCATCACGATGCGCTATACCAACGATCGTCGCATTCTCATCCGGCAGAATATCCATTTCTGTCCTGGTATGCGTCAGTCGGATATGCGCCGCGCTTCGATCCGTCAGGATCATCAGCGCCTTTTCGACGAGCGGTTCCCGATGCTCCACGGCGTCGATGTCGAACACACATGGACTGGCTATATCTGTCTGTCTCGCAATGGTGCGCCGGGTTTCGGGAAGGTTGCAGCGAATGTCTGGAGTGCCGTTTGCCAGAACGCTGTTGGCGTCGCCAAGGGCACGATCAGCGGAAGGCTCGCTGCCGAAATGGCACTGGGTGAGGATAACGGGCTGATATCCGATATGTTGAGCCTTGGAACGCCGTCGGCTGTTCCGCCAAGGCCGTTTCTCGATATCGGCGTTCGCGCACGTTTTGCCTACGAGCTATATCGTAACCAGCACGAGGCGTGA